A genomic segment from Blastococcus sp. PRF04-17 encodes:
- a CDS encoding non-heme iron oxygenase ferredoxin subunit, with protein sequence MSFERVCALSDVKEPGSLRVELDDVDIAVVRFEGEVYAIEDLCSHAEVPLSEGDVEQFKGAPTIECWLHGSCFDLRTGEPTNLPATEPVAVYPVRVEGEDVYVDVSIDDSLPAAASN encoded by the coding sequence GTGAGCTTCGAGCGGGTCTGCGCCCTCTCCGACGTGAAGGAGCCCGGTTCCCTGCGGGTGGAGCTGGACGACGTCGACATCGCCGTCGTCCGGTTCGAGGGCGAGGTCTACGCGATCGAGGACCTCTGCTCGCACGCCGAGGTGCCGCTGTCCGAGGGGGACGTCGAGCAGTTCAAGGGCGCCCCGACCATCGAGTGCTGGCTGCACGGGTCGTGCTTCGACCTGCGCACCGGCGAACCCACCAACCTGCCGGCCACCGAGCCGGTTGCCGTCTACCCGGTCCGCGTGGAGGGGGAGGACGTGTACGTCGACGTGTCGATCGACGACAGCCTCCCCGCCGCGGCCAGCAACTGA
- a CDS encoding metal-sulfur cluster assembly factor, with product MSETTENATPATDGAPGDLPVYKSALLEDLEEAMRDVVDPELGVNVVDLGLVYGLDVAEEGESQVAVIDMTLTSAACPLTDVIEDQARQALTGGPGPGLVDDIRINWVWMPPWGPDKITDDGREQLRALGFRV from the coding sequence ATGAGCGAGACCACCGAGAACGCCACTCCCGCCACCGACGGCGCGCCGGGCGACCTGCCGGTCTACAAGTCGGCGCTCCTGGAGGACCTCGAGGAGGCCATGCGCGACGTCGTCGACCCCGAGCTGGGCGTCAACGTCGTCGACCTCGGCCTGGTCTACGGCCTGGACGTCGCAGAGGAGGGCGAGTCGCAGGTCGCCGTCATCGACATGACGCTCACCTCGGCCGCCTGCCCGCTGACCGACGTCATCGAGGACCAGGCCCGCCAGGCACTGACCGGCGGCCCCGGTCCCGGCCTGGTCGACGACATCCGGATCAACTGGGTCTGGATGCCGCCGTGGGGCCCCGACAAGATCACCGACGACGGCCGCGAGCAGCTACGGGCGCTCGGCTTCCGCGTCTGA
- a CDS encoding AI-2E family transporter has protein sequence MLAAENSQPARRDTERRLPPWFRRAVVFVLVAVAVYQAAVWAFLNLRAFLGLLFLAWLFAISIEPVVERLSRLGLRRGAATGLVLLGLVLLIAAFVAVFGALLVDQLAALVAALPDVVGDVVDEANRRFGTDLAQDEIIASLNLTPERLQDLAGQLAPGVLGVVTSVLGVVFQFFTFLLFGYYMSAQAPALRDTVSRRFPPRQQRVIATVWRIAVEKTGGYVLSRAVLAVIAAVVTGVALLVLGVPFWLPLAIWTGVVSQFIPTIGTYLAIALPALVALAGDPLDALWVVIVGTVYQQVENYLLAPRVTARTVSIHPAVAFGAVIVGAALFGPLGALVSIPVVAAIEAVIDTYGHRYELVDTPAESSDAEAERP, from the coding sequence ATGCTTGCCGCCGAGAACTCCCAGCCGGCGCGGCGCGACACCGAGCGCCGGCTACCGCCGTGGTTCCGGCGCGCGGTGGTCTTCGTGCTGGTCGCCGTCGCGGTCTACCAGGCCGCGGTGTGGGCGTTCCTGAACCTGCGCGCCTTCCTGGGCCTGCTCTTCCTCGCCTGGCTCTTCGCCATCAGCATCGAACCGGTCGTCGAGCGGCTGTCGCGGCTGGGCCTGCGGCGAGGCGCGGCGACCGGGTTGGTGCTGCTCGGGCTGGTCCTGCTCATCGCGGCGTTCGTGGCCGTGTTCGGTGCGCTGCTCGTCGACCAGCTGGCGGCTCTGGTCGCCGCCCTGCCCGACGTCGTCGGCGACGTCGTCGACGAGGCCAACCGGAGGTTCGGCACCGATCTGGCGCAGGACGAGATCATCGCGTCGCTGAACCTGACCCCCGAGCGGTTGCAGGACCTCGCGGGACAGCTGGCGCCGGGCGTCCTCGGGGTGGTGACCTCCGTCCTCGGGGTCGTGTTCCAGTTCTTCACGTTCCTGCTGTTCGGCTACTACATGTCCGCCCAGGCGCCGGCGCTGCGGGACACCGTCTCCCGCCGCTTCCCGCCGAGGCAGCAGCGGGTGATCGCCACGGTGTGGCGCATCGCCGTGGAGAAGACGGGCGGCTACGTGCTGTCCCGGGCGGTGCTCGCGGTCATCGCCGCGGTCGTGACGGGCGTGGCCCTGCTGGTGCTCGGGGTCCCGTTCTGGCTGCCGCTGGCGATCTGGACCGGGGTGGTGTCGCAGTTCATCCCGACCATCGGCACGTACCTGGCGATCGCGCTGCCGGCGCTGGTCGCGCTGGCCGGTGACCCGCTCGACGCGCTGTGGGTCGTGATCGTCGGCACCGTCTACCAGCAGGTGGAGAACTACCTGCTCGCCCCGCGGGTGACCGCGCGGACCGTGTCGATCCACCCTGCCGTCGCCTTCGGCGCGGTCATCGTCGGGGCGGCACTCTTCGGCCCGCTGGGGGCGCTGGTCTCCATTCCGGTCGTGGCCGCGATCGAGGCGGTCATCGACACCTACGGCCACCGCTACGAGCTGGTCGACACGCCCGCCGAGTCCTCAGACGCGGAAGCCGAGCGCCCGTAG
- a CDS encoding ABC-F family ATP-binding cassette domain-containing protein, giving the protein MITTTGLELRAGARILISDANLRVQPGDRIGLVGRNGAGKTTTLTTLAGERVPHAGTVEVSGEIGYLPQDPRSGDLDISASDRVLSGRGLDLLKNQLQKAQVAMAEPADDAERDKAVRRYGRLEDQFAAMGGYAAESDAARICSNLGLPDRVLAQPLRTLSGGQRRRVELARILFSDAETLLLDEPTNHLDADSITWLRGFLSGHRGGLIVISHDVELLDAVVNKVWHLDANRAAVDVYNLGWKPYLAQRETDERRRKQERASTERKIDALAAQADKMRAKATKARAAKSMDKRAERLAAGLEAVRVHDKVAKLRFPTPAACGRTPLTAEGLSKNYGSLEVFTDVDLAVDKGTRVVVLGLNGAGKTTLLRILAGAEMPDTGAVKPGHGLRVGYYAQEHETIDMDRTLLEVMRAAAPESTDTELRRILGAFLFSGDAVDQRAGTLSGGERTRLAMATLVVSGANVLLLDEPTNNLDPASREQVLEALRTYAGAIVLVTHDEGAVHALSPDKVILLPDGTEDAWSEDFADLVSLA; this is encoded by the coding sequence GTGATCACGACGACCGGCCTCGAGCTCCGCGCCGGCGCCCGCATCCTCATCAGCGACGCCAACCTCCGCGTGCAGCCCGGCGACCGGATCGGCCTGGTGGGGCGCAACGGCGCCGGCAAGACCACCACGCTGACGACGCTGGCCGGGGAGCGCGTCCCGCACGCCGGCACGGTCGAGGTGAGCGGCGAGATCGGCTACCTGCCGCAGGACCCGCGCAGCGGCGACCTGGACATCAGCGCCAGCGACCGGGTGCTCTCCGGGCGCGGACTGGACCTGCTGAAGAACCAGCTGCAGAAGGCACAGGTCGCGATGGCCGAGCCCGCGGACGACGCCGAGCGCGACAAGGCGGTCCGCCGCTACGGACGGCTCGAGGACCAGTTCGCGGCCATGGGCGGCTACGCGGCCGAGAGCGACGCTGCCCGCATCTGCAGCAACCTCGGCCTGCCCGACCGCGTGCTGGCCCAGCCGCTGCGCACCCTGTCCGGCGGCCAGCGGCGCCGCGTCGAGCTGGCCCGCATCCTGTTCTCCGACGCCGAGACGCTGCTGCTCGACGAGCCGACCAACCACCTCGACGCCGACTCGATCACCTGGCTGCGCGGCTTCCTGAGCGGCCACCGCGGCGGGCTGATCGTCATCAGCCACGACGTCGAGCTGCTCGACGCCGTCGTCAACAAGGTGTGGCACCTCGACGCCAACCGCGCCGCCGTCGACGTCTACAACCTCGGCTGGAAGCCCTACCTCGCCCAGCGGGAGACCGACGAGCGCCGCCGCAAGCAGGAGCGGGCCAGCACCGAGCGCAAGATCGACGCACTCGCCGCCCAGGCGGACAAGATGCGCGCCAAGGCGACCAAGGCCCGCGCCGCCAAGAGCATGGACAAGCGCGCCGAGCGGCTGGCCGCCGGCCTCGAGGCCGTGCGCGTCCACGACAAGGTCGCCAAGCTGCGCTTCCCGACCCCCGCTGCGTGCGGCCGCACGCCGCTCACCGCGGAGGGGCTGTCGAAGAACTACGGCTCGCTCGAGGTGTTCACCGACGTCGACCTCGCCGTCGACAAGGGCACGCGGGTCGTCGTCCTGGGGCTCAACGGGGCCGGCAAGACGACGCTGCTGCGGATCCTGGCCGGTGCCGAGATGCCCGACACGGGCGCGGTGAAGCCAGGCCACGGCCTGCGCGTCGGCTACTACGCGCAGGAGCACGAGACCATCGACATGGACCGCACGCTGCTCGAGGTGATGCGGGCAGCGGCACCGGAGAGCACCGACACCGAGCTGCGGCGCATCCTGGGCGCCTTCCTGTTCTCCGGCGACGCCGTCGACCAGCGGGCGGGCACGCTCTCCGGAGGTGAGCGGACCCGGCTGGCCATGGCCACGCTGGTCGTCTCGGGGGCCAACGTGCTCCTGCTGGACGAGCCGACCAACAACCTCGACCCGGCCAGCCGCGAGCAGGTGCTCGAGGCGCTGCGCACCTATGCCGGCGCGATCGTGCTGGTGACGCACGACGAGGGCGCGGTGCACGCGCTCAGCCCTGACAAGGTCATCCTGCTCCCGGACGGCACCGAGGACGCCTGGAGCGAGGACTTCGCCGATCTGGTGAGCCTGGCCTGA
- a CDS encoding SCO7613 C-terminal domain-containing membrane protein, whose protein sequence is MSQPVETARPPQVLLAVGAVLLVSAGAAVASAYGGLGIRLLLLALAAVAGVTALGAARTRLRSSQEALAACAAGLALAGSAPGGPSPAGDRLPVAVLALVFLGLRLLAPTTAAWPLASWIAAQLAVLRGLDAVPAVLHTVVVLCVALVGLAIALFGRRLVARTALITAAPWWLTGVVGGSSSAWADDGAERWLSAALMIAAAFGLLVARLRAALEPLLGPPRLVPVVAGVVAGVATTGALSSLGFLAMTLTGYAGVLIANTAAATLTGWRRGLFLPAALAAGTVMASLCVAQLLLDARWSELCLLLVLTAVPTVVVAVRRPDDRPVSLPVAVLCLAGAALLALPDGLLSPDGAAVALTALYAGAMAVGAELERDSRRATARAAALCAVAAALVLLAERQPSTLAIVLAVQGAFTLGWAWRTGTRQSEDDAAARRIGAALLVLAFWISAGAAGLAAVEWYSLPAAAALLVASGPALRRDASWPAWGPGLLVAAVPSGVLAVVVSDGARAVCVLTAAGLVMVAGARYGLRAPLMVGAGTALALAVGFTARALPWPLAAALVVGSALLAVGVRRERRPVAGFTRRVADLR, encoded by the coding sequence GTGAGCCAGCCGGTCGAGACAGCGCGGCCGCCCCAGGTCCTGCTCGCCGTGGGCGCCGTCCTCCTGGTGAGCGCGGGGGCGGCGGTGGCATCGGCCTACGGCGGCCTCGGCATCCGGCTGCTGCTGCTGGCGCTGGCCGCCGTCGCCGGCGTGACCGCGCTGGGTGCCGCCCGGACCCGGCTGCGCAGCTCGCAGGAGGCGCTGGCGGCCTGCGCGGCGGGCCTGGCGCTGGCCGGGAGCGCTCCGGGCGGTCCGTCCCCCGCCGGCGACCGGCTGCCGGTCGCCGTCCTCGCGCTGGTCTTCCTCGGGCTGCGCCTGCTCGCACCGACCACGGCCGCCTGGCCGCTGGCCTCGTGGATCGCGGCGCAGCTCGCCGTCCTCCGGGGGCTCGACGCGGTACCGGCGGTGCTGCACACCGTCGTCGTGCTGTGCGTGGCGCTGGTCGGGTTGGCGATCGCGCTGTTCGGTCGGCGCCTGGTGGCCCGGACCGCCCTGATCACCGCCGCCCCGTGGTGGCTGACGGGGGTGGTCGGCGGCTCGTCGAGCGCGTGGGCGGACGACGGCGCCGAGCGGTGGCTGTCGGCGGCACTCATGATCGCCGCGGCCTTCGGGCTGCTGGTCGCGCGGCTGCGCGCGGCACTCGAGCCGCTGCTGGGCCCGCCGCGCCTGGTGCCGGTCGTCGCCGGCGTCGTGGCCGGGGTGGCGACGACCGGAGCGTTGTCGTCGCTGGGCTTCCTCGCCATGACGCTCACCGGCTACGCCGGGGTGCTGATCGCCAACACGGCCGCGGCGACGCTGACCGGCTGGCGGCGTGGCCTGTTCCTGCCGGCGGCACTGGCGGCGGGCACGGTCATGGCGTCGCTCTGCGTCGCGCAGCTGCTGCTGGACGCCCGGTGGTCGGAGCTGTGCCTGCTGCTCGTGCTGACCGCGGTGCCGACCGTCGTCGTGGCGGTCCGCCGGCCCGACGACCGGCCGGTCTCGCTGCCGGTGGCGGTCCTCTGCCTCGCCGGCGCCGCGCTGCTCGCGCTGCCCGACGGGCTGCTCTCCCCCGACGGCGCGGCCGTCGCGCTCACCGCCCTCTACGCCGGCGCGATGGCGGTCGGCGCCGAACTGGAGCGCGACAGCCGGCGGGCGACGGCCCGCGCCGCGGCGCTGTGTGCCGTCGCGGCCGCGCTGGTGCTGCTGGCGGAGCGGCAGCCGTCGACCCTGGCGATCGTCCTGGCGGTCCAGGGCGCGTTCACCCTCGGCTGGGCATGGCGGACCGGCACGCGGCAGAGCGAGGACGACGCCGCAGCACGGCGGATCGGCGCCGCGCTGCTGGTGCTGGCCTTCTGGATCTCCGCCGGGGCGGCGGGCCTGGCGGCCGTCGAGTGGTATTCGCTGCCGGCCGCGGCCGCACTCCTCGTCGCCTCGGGCCCGGCGCTGCGCCGCGACGCCTCGTGGCCGGCGTGGGGGCCGGGGCTCCTGGTCGCGGCGGTCCCGTCCGGCGTGCTCGCGGTCGTGGTGTCGGACGGCGCCCGCGCCGTGTGCGTGCTGACCGCGGCCGGGCTGGTGATGGTGGCCGGCGCCCGCTACGGCCTCCGGGCGCCGTTGATGGTGGGCGCCGGCACGGCGCTCGCCCTGGCCGTGGGCTTCACCGCCCGCGCGCTGCCGTGGCCGCTGGCCGCGGCGCTGGTGGTGGGCAGCGCGCTGCTGGCGGTGGGCGTGCGTCGGGAGCGGCGTCCGGTCGCCGGCTTCACCCGGCGGGTCGCCGACCTGCGCTGA
- a CDS encoding cysteine desulfurase, whose product MTQLASRPETGARKPLPLYVEAIRADFPILSRTVRDGKRLVYLDSGATAQKPRQVLDAERWFYENVNAAPHRGAHQLAEEATGAYEAARATIGAFIGAPENEIVFTRNSTEAINLVAYALSNAATSKEPEFRTYAVGQGDEIVVTEMEHHANLVPWQQLCERTGATLRWLGLTDDGRLDLSDLGTVINERTKLVALTQQSNILGTVNPVGEIAARAHEVGALVLVDGAQSVPHQPVDVGTLGADFLVFSGHKMLGPTGVGVLWGRYDVLDKLPPFLTGGSMIEVVRMEGSTFMPPPQRFEAGVPMTAQVIGLAAAVEYLQRLGMANVDAHEKAITGYALEKLAEIPGVTVIGPPDTVARGGAVSFTVEGIHPHDVGQVLDDLGIAVRVGHHCAWPVVRRYGVPATTRATFYVHTGYDDVDALAEGIRAAQKFFGTE is encoded by the coding sequence ATGACCCAGCTCGCCTCGCGTCCCGAAACGGGGGCGCGCAAGCCCCTTCCCCTGTACGTCGAGGCGATCCGGGCGGACTTCCCGATCCTGTCCCGCACCGTGCGGGACGGGAAGCGGCTGGTCTACCTCGACTCCGGTGCCACCGCGCAGAAGCCGCGCCAGGTGCTCGACGCCGAGCGCTGGTTCTACGAGAACGTCAACGCCGCACCCCACCGCGGCGCCCACCAGCTCGCCGAGGAGGCCACCGGCGCCTACGAGGCGGCGAGGGCGACGATCGGTGCGTTCATCGGCGCGCCCGAGAACGAGATCGTCTTCACGCGCAACAGCACCGAGGCGATCAACCTCGTGGCGTACGCGCTGTCCAACGCCGCGACGTCCAAGGAGCCGGAGTTCCGCACCTACGCGGTGGGCCAGGGCGACGAGATCGTGGTCACCGAGATGGAGCACCACGCCAACCTCGTGCCGTGGCAGCAGCTGTGCGAGCGCACCGGCGCGACCCTGCGCTGGCTGGGGCTCACCGACGACGGCCGGCTGGACCTCTCCGACCTCGGCACGGTGATCAACGAGCGCACCAAGCTCGTCGCGCTCACCCAGCAGTCGAACATCCTGGGCACCGTCAACCCCGTCGGCGAGATCGCCGCCCGCGCGCACGAGGTCGGTGCGCTGGTGCTGGTCGACGGCGCCCAGTCGGTGCCGCACCAGCCCGTGGACGTCGGCACGCTGGGCGCGGACTTCCTCGTCTTCTCCGGGCACAAGATGCTCGGCCCCACCGGTGTCGGCGTCCTCTGGGGCCGCTACGACGTCCTCGACAAGCTGCCGCCGTTCCTCACCGGTGGCTCGATGATCGAGGTCGTGCGCATGGAGGGCAGCACCTTCATGCCGCCGCCGCAGCGCTTCGAGGCCGGCGTCCCGATGACCGCGCAGGTGATCGGCCTGGCCGCCGCCGTCGAGTACCTGCAGCGCCTGGGCATGGCGAACGTCGACGCGCACGAGAAGGCGATCACCGGCTACGCGCTCGAGAAGCTGGCCGAGATCCCGGGCGTCACCGTGATCGGCCCGCCCGACACCGTGGCCCGCGGGGGAGCGGTGAGCTTCACGGTCGAGGGCATCCACCCGCACGACGTCGGCCAGGTGCTCGACGACCTCGGCATCGCCGTTCGCGTGGGGCACCACTGCGCGTGGCCGGTCGTCCGCCGGTACGGCGTGCCGGCGACCACCCGGGCGACGTTCTACGTGCACACCGGTTACGACGACGTGGATGCCCTGGCCGAGGGAATTCGCGCGGCGCAGAAGTTCTTCGGTACTGAGTGA
- the sufD gene encoding Fe-S cluster assembly protein SufD has product MSAPDNTLASELFAPGVGAQAGPPTTPADSTGVTPSAHSHGGPTPTGSPAERFTSLDPDAFGVPTGREETWRFTPMKRIRPLLDGAPSDAHLSWTSDLPEGVELTSVEADDPLLKGLPEPADRLAALTRQRSGGAAVLRVAQEAQLDRPVTLGLAGTGADDVVWGQLVIEVGAFATATIVLDHSGVARYSGGVAVLVGDSAQVTLVSVQDWAPGAVHGGQYDAVVGRDATFTQVVVTLGGDLVRLVSNVQYAGPGGTAELFGVYFADETQHQEHRLWVDHAVPNCRSNVLYKGALQGENARTVWIGDVRIRPAATGTETYELNRNLVLTDGARADSVPNLEIETGEIVGAGHASATGRFDDEQLFYLCSRGIDAETARRLVVRGFFADVVQRIGIDALQDRLMGSIEARLGALPGLEDQEVPA; this is encoded by the coding sequence ATGTCAGCCCCCGACAACACGCTCGCCTCCGAGCTCTTCGCCCCCGGCGTCGGCGCGCAGGCGGGTCCTCCCACCACGCCCGCAGACAGCACCGGCGTGACACCCAGCGCGCACTCGCACGGCGGTCCCACCCCGACCGGCTCGCCGGCCGAGCGGTTCACCTCGCTGGACCCGGACGCCTTCGGCGTCCCCACCGGTCGCGAGGAGACCTGGCGGTTCACGCCCATGAAGCGGATCCGTCCGCTCCTGGACGGCGCCCCCTCGGACGCGCACCTGAGCTGGACCTCCGACCTGCCCGAGGGCGTCGAGCTGACCAGCGTCGAGGCGGACGACCCGCTGCTCAAGGGCCTGCCCGAGCCGGCCGACCGGCTGGCCGCGCTGACCCGTCAGCGCAGCGGCGGCGCCGCGGTCCTCCGCGTGGCCCAGGAGGCGCAGCTGGACCGCCCCGTCACCCTGGGTCTGGCCGGCACCGGTGCTGACGACGTGGTGTGGGGCCAGTTGGTCATCGAGGTCGGTGCCTTCGCCACGGCGACGATCGTCCTCGACCACAGCGGTGTGGCCCGGTACTCCGGCGGCGTCGCGGTGCTCGTCGGCGACAGCGCGCAGGTGACCCTGGTGTCGGTCCAGGACTGGGCGCCCGGTGCGGTGCACGGCGGTCAGTACGACGCCGTCGTCGGCCGCGACGCGACGTTCACGCAGGTCGTGGTCACGCTCGGCGGCGATCTGGTCCGCCTGGTCAGCAACGTGCAGTACGCCGGCCCCGGCGGCACCGCGGAGCTCTTCGGCGTCTACTTCGCCGACGAGACCCAGCACCAGGAGCACCGCCTCTGGGTCGACCACGCGGTGCCGAACTGCCGCAGCAACGTCCTCTACAAGGGCGCGCTGCAGGGCGAGAACGCGCGCACGGTCTGGATCGGCGACGTCCGCATCCGCCCGGCGGCCACCGGCACCGAGACCTACGAGCTCAACCGCAACCTGGTGCTGACCGACGGCGCCCGCGCCGACTCCGTGCCGAACCTGGAGATCGAGACCGGCGAGATCGTCGGCGCCGGCCACGCCAGCGCCACCGGCCGGTTCGACGACGAGCAGCTGTTCTACCTCTGCTCGCGCGGCATCGACGCCGAGACGGCCCGCCGACTGGTGGTCCGGGGCTTCTTCGCCGACGTGGTCCAGCGGATCGGCATCGACGCCCTGCAGGACCGGCTGATGGGCTCGATCGAGGCCCGCCTCGGTGCCCTGCCGGGTCTGGAGGACCAGGAGGTTCCCGCGTGA
- a CDS encoding SCO7613 C-terminal domain-containing membrane protein, whose translation MQLRGWWAISCAVVLGAALALARLTRSTVTWPVVALLAAQPLPFLALTGKLLIGPVGAAVALAVAAADVVAARAVRRSVGPLARVLAGLWTAVGVLLGLGSAFGADPAESWAATGVLALAGAAALAAVRSGSRFPEVVPGGVGVVLGAALAGSLATTGDAGPLLAAGLGLALLTAGALVSRRPGLVALLVAAGAVLVLLPGARLADDARYAELALVALCGVVPATVAAVRLPRLRGQATAVALGAPYVAVLLARADDVLPSTVAGLLLALLAAAAFAVATLRTGRPEEWVCTWAGAAAGATAGAVTASAGAWGQVGLQLTVAGVAAGCYALVAGRWPVAVVAVADLVAASWIAVGGAGVGTPEAYTLPAAAGLLLIALPSLRAGARSWAAEGAAAGVALLPSAFVVVADPTALRLVLVVGAAAALAVAGTLLHRQAPFLLGTGALLGVVVGRLSPYAPLLPRWITLGAAGLLLLVVGATYERRRQQAREAVAWVAQMR comes from the coding sequence GTGCAGCTGCGCGGCTGGTGGGCGATCTCCTGCGCGGTCGTCCTGGGCGCCGCCCTCGCCCTCGCCCGGCTGACCCGCAGCACGGTGACCTGGCCGGTGGTCGCCCTGCTCGCCGCCCAGCCACTGCCCTTCCTGGCGCTGACCGGGAAGCTGCTCATCGGCCCGGTGGGCGCGGCGGTCGCTCTCGCGGTGGCCGCTGCGGACGTCGTCGCCGCCCGGGCGGTGCGGCGGTCGGTCGGGCCGCTCGCGCGGGTGCTCGCCGGCCTGTGGACCGCGGTGGGGGTCCTGCTCGGCCTCGGCAGCGCCTTCGGCGCCGACCCGGCCGAGTCGTGGGCCGCGACCGGCGTCCTCGCCCTCGCCGGGGCAGCCGCCCTCGCTGCCGTCCGGAGCGGGTCCCGGTTCCCGGAGGTCGTGCCCGGCGGCGTCGGTGTCGTCCTCGGGGCGGCGCTGGCCGGTTCGCTGGCCACGACCGGGGACGCCGGGCCGCTGCTCGCCGCCGGCCTCGGGCTGGCACTGCTGACCGCCGGGGCGCTGGTGTCCCGGCGTCCGGGCCTGGTCGCGCTGCTGGTCGCGGCCGGAGCGGTCCTGGTGCTGCTGCCCGGCGCGCGACTGGCCGACGACGCCCGGTACGCCGAGCTGGCCCTGGTCGCGCTGTGCGGTGTCGTGCCGGCGACGGTGGCCGCGGTCCGCCTGCCGCGACTGCGCGGCCAGGCGACCGCGGTCGCGCTCGGCGCGCCCTACGTGGCGGTCCTGCTGGCCCGTGCCGACGACGTCCTGCCGTCGACTGTCGCCGGGCTGCTGCTGGCCCTCCTGGCTGCTGCCGCCTTCGCCGTCGCCACGCTGCGCACCGGCCGGCCCGAGGAGTGGGTGTGCACGTGGGCCGGTGCGGCCGCGGGCGCGACGGCGGGAGCGGTCACCGCGTCGGCCGGAGCATGGGGCCAGGTGGGCCTGCAGCTCACGGTGGCCGGCGTCGCGGCCGGCTGCTATGCGCTGGTGGCCGGGCGGTGGCCGGTCGCGGTCGTGGCCGTCGCCGACCTGGTGGCGGCGAGCTGGATCGCGGTGGGCGGCGCCGGTGTGGGAACGCCGGAGGCCTACACGCTGCCCGCCGCTGCCGGGCTCCTCCTGATCGCGCTCCCCTCCCTCCGGGCCGGCGCGCGGTCCTGGGCGGCCGAGGGTGCCGCCGCCGGCGTGGCGCTGCTGCCGTCGGCGTTCGTGGTCGTCGCCGACCCGACGGCGCTCCGGCTGGTGCTGGTCGTCGGCGCCGCCGCGGCGCTGGCCGTGGCCGGCACGCTGCTGCACCGCCAGGCACCGTTCCTGCTCGGCACCGGTGCGCTGCTCGGAGTGGTGGTCGGCCGCCTGTCGCCCTACGCGCCCCTGCTGCCCCGCTGGATCACGCTGGGCGCCGCCGGGCTGCTGCTGCTCGTCGTGGGCGCCACCTACGAGCGCCGGCGCCAGCAGGCCCGCGAGGCGGTCGCCTGGGTGGCCCAGATGCGCTGA
- the sufU gene encoding Fe-S cluster assembly sulfur transfer protein SufU — MQLESMYQEIILDHYKNPHGRGLREPFDAEVHHVNPTCGDEVTLRLRLDGDTIADVSYEGMGCSISQASVSAMYDLVVGKRVPEALETGEHFMTLMQAKGDPSVAEKLEDELEDAVAFAGVSKYPARIKCALMSWMALKDASARALSATTPATGGTA; from the coding sequence ATGCAGCTCGAGTCGATGTACCAGGAGATCATCCTGGACCACTACAAGAACCCGCACGGCCGCGGCCTGCGGGAGCCGTTCGACGCCGAGGTGCACCACGTCAACCCGACCTGCGGTGACGAGGTGACCCTGCGGCTGAGGCTCGACGGCGACACGATCGCCGACGTCTCCTACGAGGGCATGGGCTGCTCGATCAGCCAGGCGTCGGTCTCGGCCATGTACGACCTCGTGGTCGGCAAGAGGGTGCCCGAGGCGCTGGAGACCGGCGAGCACTTCATGACGCTGATGCAGGCGAAGGGCGACCCGTCGGTCGCCGAGAAGCTCGAGGACGAGCTGGAGGACGCCGTCGCGTTCGCCGGTGTGTCGAAGTACCCCGCGCGCATCAAGTGCGCGCTGATGAGCTGGATGGCCCTCAAGGACGCGTCCGCCCGTGCCCTGTCGGCCACCACCCCCGCCACCGGAGGCACAGCATGA
- the sufC gene encoding Fe-S cluster assembly ATPase SufC codes for MSVLEIRDLHVSVGEGDDAKEILRGVDLTVRSGETHAIMGPNGSGKSTLAYSIAGHPKYTITGGTVTLDGEDVLAMSVDERARAGLFLAMQYPVEVPGVSVSNFLRTAATAVKGEAPKLRTWVKDVKTEMSGLDMDPAFAERNVNEGFSGGEKKRHEILQMRLLKPRIAILDETDSGLDVDALRVVSEGVNKSREDSDVGVLLITHYTRILRYIKPDFVHVFVAGRIAEEGGPELAEKLENEGYAAYVQGSKETAKA; via the coding sequence TTGTCCGTTCTCGAGATCCGCGACCTGCACGTGAGCGTGGGTGAGGGTGACGACGCGAAGGAGATCCTGCGCGGCGTCGACCTGACCGTCCGCTCGGGCGAGACCCACGCGATCATGGGGCCGAACGGGTCGGGCAAGTCGACCCTGGCCTACTCGATCGCCGGCCACCCCAAGTACACGATCACCGGCGGCACGGTGACCCTCGACGGTGAGGACGTCCTCGCCATGAGCGTCGACGAGCGCGCCCGCGCCGGGCTGTTCCTGGCCATGCAGTACCCGGTCGAGGTCCCCGGCGTGAGCGTCTCCAACTTCCTGCGCACCGCCGCCACGGCGGTCAAGGGCGAGGCGCCCAAGCTGCGCACGTGGGTCAAGGACGTCAAGACGGAGATGTCCGGCCTGGACATGGACCCGGCGTTCGCCGAGCGCAACGTCAACGAGGGCTTCTCCGGCGGCGAGAAGAAGCGCCACGAGATCCTGCAGATGCGCCTGCTCAAGCCGCGCATCGCGATCCTCGACGAGACCGACTCCGGTCTCGACGTCGACGCCCTGCGGGTGGTCTCCGAGGGCGTCAACAAGAGCCGCGAGGACAGTGACGTCGGCGTCCTGCTGATCACGCACTACACGCGGATCCTGCGCTACATCAAGCCGGACTTCGTGCACGTCTTCGTCGCCGGCCGGATCGCCGAGGAGGGCGGCCCCGAGCTGGCCGAGAAGCTCGAGAACGAGGGCTACGCCGCCTACGTCCAGGGCTCGAAGGAGACCGCGAAGGCATGA